The following are from one region of the Maribacter aquivivus genome:
- a CDS encoding YHYH protein: protein MIEKNKYFVLTCFLLAFTAIGFISCSSDDSSTSDEAVIEEDDTETDNDATDEDTNTVSVDASYFYTTDGSVTITTVPCTLSDGTSTDCYQIVTTSLPGDHEMGPWCPGNIEDDATAGGIWLEGGEVYDVDGAFVENMATFYNDPNWMMYDANGDIYITDTQEDCENAANPDVGEEYENFCVECLPSYITDLTQTWTIPITPVAQDSPVLFTTAGGGPGGPGITTAPSTRGVALNGIEFSAPAPVDNILGAYTLAPFDDAGGHINVHQGYHYHAATGFSTKIAQDDGHAALIGYALDGYGIYELADSSGVETTNLDELRGHSDDTRGYHYHVDAAGNNNFIDGLKGAYVN, encoded by the coding sequence ATGATAGAAAAAAATAAATACTTTGTTTTAACCTGCTTCCTATTGGCTTTTACAGCTATTGGTTTTATTAGCTGTAGTAGTGATGATTCTTCAACTTCAGATGAGGCTGTAATTGAAGAGGATGACACAGAAACTGACAATGACGCTACAGATGAAGATACAAATACAGTAAGTGTTGACGCTTCTTATTTTTATACGACTGACGGTTCGGTTACTATCACAACGGTGCCGTGTACTTTATCAGATGGCACCTCTACAGATTGTTATCAGATAGTTACGACCAGTCTACCTGGAGATCACGAAATGGGACCATGGTGCCCTGGTAATATTGAAGATGATGCTACAGCAGGTGGTATTTGGCTTGAAGGTGGAGAAGTATATGATGTAGATGGTGCTTTCGTTGAAAATATGGCAACATTCTATAATGATCCAAATTGGATGATGTACGATGCAAACGGAGATATTTATATTACCGATACCCAAGAGGATTGTGAAAATGCCGCCAACCCTGATGTTGGTGAAGAATACGAAAATTTCTGTGTTGAATGTCTTCCTTCCTACATTACAGATTTAACACAAACTTGGACAATTCCTATTACTCCGGTTGCTCAAGATTCTCCTGTGCTATTTACTACCGCAGGTGGTGGACCTGGAGGACCAGGAATAACAACAGCTCCTTCAACACGTGGCGTAGCATTAAACGGTATTGAGTTTTCTGCGCCTGCTCCCGTAGATAACATTTTGGGTGCCTATACTTTAGCTCCATTTGATGATGCTGGCGGACATATAAATGTTCACCAAGGGTATCATTACCACGCAGCAACAGGATTTAGTACTAAAATAGCACAAGATGACGGACATGCAGCCTTAATTGGTTATGCTTTAGACGGATATGGAATTTATGAATTGGCTGATAGTAGTGGTGTAGAGACTACAAACTTAGATGAATTAAGAGGACATTCTGATGATACTAGAGGTTACCATTACCATGTAGATGCAGCTGGTAATAACAACTTTATTGATGGCTTAAAAGGTGCTTACGTAAACTAA
- a CDS encoding YHYH protein produces the protein MKKNSLKRIPQVSFVLALSFITLIACSSDSIDDDITEEIASTDDSEDESEEVVTELHAAYAAFNSDAVTVYLDGSEVVIETTGLPNHETVYWGEGNALYREESDVATTPSIMSSNNNATTIRVDATPNLTGSTVETVLNTIGIAVSGSSIFNDQEGGGALDQAAASLDWTGAHIGPGVYHYHLEPKAFSDDDENLVGVLLDGVFLYGRKCNSTGDYPSDLDASGGHTTTTQYTDGEEEYHYHIINEVYSTTGSYLAFAGPYQGY, from the coding sequence ATGAAAAAAAATAGTCTAAAAAGAATTCCCCAAGTGTCATTTGTTTTGGCATTATCATTCATCACATTAATTGCATGTAGTAGCGATAGTATTGATGATGACATTACAGAAGAGATTGCAAGTACTGATGACTCTGAAGATGAATCTGAAGAAGTTGTAACAGAATTACATGCTGCATATGCTGCCTTTAATTCAGATGCGGTAACTGTATATTTAGATGGTTCAGAAGTTGTGATTGAAACAACAGGTTTACCAAATCATGAAACCGTTTATTGGGGAGAAGGTAACGCCTTATACAGAGAAGAATCTGACGTCGCTACGACACCTAGCATTATGTCTAGTAATAATAATGCGACTACCATTCGTGTAGATGCTACTCCAAATTTAACCGGTAGTACTGTTGAAACAGTATTGAATACAATAGGTATTGCTGTTAGTGGTTCTTCTATATTCAACGACCAAGAAGGTGGTGGCGCTTTAGACCAAGCTGCGGCTAGTTTAGATTGGACAGGGGCTCATATTGGTCCTGGTGTATATCACTATCATTTAGAACCAAAAGCGTTCTCGGATGATGATGAAAATTTAGTAGGTGTTTTGTTAGACGGTGTTTTTCTTTATGGTCGTAAATGTAATTCAACGGGAGATTATCCTTCAGATCTAGATGCTTCTGGCGGACATACCACTACTACTCAATACACTGATGGTGAAGAAGAATATCATTACCATATTATAAATGAAGTTTATTCAACAACAGGATCATACTTAGCATTTGCAGGTCCTTACCAAGGCTATTAA
- a CDS encoding toxin-antitoxin system YwqK family antitoxin — MRIVHFHIICFILIFQVGCKNTTEPKTLVEKTIEIKQETKFKEELKLNQLEGTWYYKNSPYDGYSIALHENGTLAEKVGFIKGKREGVVQRWSDTGVLRVEFHFKNNRIEGSYKSWWENGQLAQDANYVNGNMNGVEKKWYPDGQLAKERQLLNGKEEGLQKAWLQNGTLYVNYEAKNGRIFGLRRANSCYQLEDEVVIKSENELL; from the coding sequence ATGAGAATAGTTCACTTCCATATCATATGTTTTATACTGATTTTTCAAGTTGGTTGTAAGAATACAACAGAGCCCAAAACTTTGGTGGAGAAAACAATAGAAATTAAGCAAGAAACTAAATTTAAAGAAGAATTAAAGTTAAATCAATTGGAAGGAACATGGTATTATAAAAACTCACCTTATGATGGTTATTCAATAGCCTTACATGAAAATGGTACTTTGGCAGAAAAGGTGGGTTTTATAAAAGGTAAAAGAGAAGGCGTTGTGCAAAGATGGTCAGATACCGGTGTATTACGAGTTGAATTTCATTTTAAAAATAATCGTATAGAAGGTTCTTATAAAAGCTGGTGGGAAAATGGTCAATTGGCGCAAGATGCTAATTACGTTAATGGTAATATGAACGGGGTTGAAAAGAAATGGTATCCAGACGGGCAATTGGCAAAAGAAAGACAATTGTTAAATGGTAAGGAAGAGGGTTTACAAAAAGCATGGTTACAAAATGGAACTTTGTATGTAAACTATGAAGCTAAAAACGGACGTATTTTTGGGTTACGTAGAGCAAATTCTTGTTATCAATTAGAAGATGAAGTTGTAATTAAATCAGAAAACGAATTATTATGA
- a CDS encoding SCO family protein produces MNKAVLSIVVILLFAACKQTVKKENIQVTETSRVEHLPFYNDESFTPHWITPNTEEEKQFHKIPDFKLVDQLGDTLTQKSFDNQIYITDFFFTSCPGICLKMTNNMTKVQEAFLDNPEVAILSHSVTPSIDSVTVLKTYAEKNGVIDSKWHLVTGDKTEIYNLGRNEYFVENDLGIPKDINDFLHTENFLLIDKNKHIRGIYNGLNRASIAQLITDVNALLEES; encoded by the coding sequence ATGAACAAGGCGGTACTTTCTATAGTTGTTATACTTCTTTTTGCTGCTTGTAAACAAACGGTAAAAAAAGAAAATATTCAGGTAACTGAAACCAGTAGGGTAGAGCACTTGCCATTTTATAACGATGAGTCATTTACGCCACATTGGATAACTCCAAATACTGAAGAAGAGAAACAATTTCATAAAATTCCAGATTTTAAATTGGTGGATCAATTAGGAGATACATTGACGCAAAAATCATTTGATAATCAAATTTATATTACGGACTTCTTTTTTACGAGTTGCCCAGGTATTTGCTTGAAGATGACCAATAATATGACAAAGGTACAAGAAGCCTTTTTAGATAATCCGGAAGTAGCTATTCTTTCACATTCCGTTACTCCATCGATAGATTCTGTTACTGTTCTTAAAACATATGCTGAAAAGAACGGAGTTATTGATTCTAAATGGCACTTGGTTACAGGTGATAAAACTGAAATTTACAACTTAGGTAGAAACGAATATTTTGTAGAAAATGATTTAGGTATTCCTAAGGATATCAATGACTTTTTACACACAGAAAACTTCTTGCTCATAGATAAAAACAAGCATATACGTGGTATCTACAACGGACTCAATCGGGCTTCAATAGCACAATTGATTACTGATGTAAATGCCTTGCTAGAAGAAAGTTGA